From Sphingomonas nostoxanthinifaciens, a single genomic window includes:
- a CDS encoding retropepsin-like aspartic protease family protein, with product MSFLFLALAAEALPQPDNYGPRPARGALSLAYDAEHGGQPENEAIERWLARHPTAPQAERAMLWHRLCLDYGVLVGGERRVRACRQSVDISGDSEDENDLSQAEAFRHEPPIRATGDVTAPLSRSEEGVLSIQVAANGQTSSWLVDTGAEITTVPESTAAKLGVRFEQGQARVGTITAIQVDGRLGMIDKLTLGSASVEHVPVLVLPDAMLKLRHDRVIPGILGLPILAAFHRATWLDHGSTLKLGGAAAAIGSGRTTTAVRIYWHEDGLGVPLSTPLGMRGVQLDTGSNATSLTISGLALVSPAQRAAARDETRIHAGAGGAVSAVERTLPRLDYSLAGAPLRAGDVTINRGEHGAGSIGNDAIVQLDLLAIDFDTMTMRTQAGEIE from the coding sequence ATGTCGTTCCTATTCCTCGCGCTTGCAGCTGAGGCGCTCCCGCAACCGGACAATTATGGCCCTCGCCCCGCACGAGGCGCACTCTCGCTGGCGTATGATGCCGAACATGGGGGACAGCCGGAAAACGAAGCCATCGAGCGATGGCTTGCGCGTCACCCGACGGCCCCGCAGGCGGAGCGCGCCATGCTTTGGCATCGCTTATGCCTTGATTACGGCGTGCTGGTCGGTGGGGAACGACGGGTCAGGGCTTGTCGCCAGTCCGTCGACATCTCGGGCGATTCCGAGGACGAAAATGACCTGAGCCAGGCGGAGGCATTCCGGCATGAACCGCCGATCCGCGCGACAGGCGACGTGACAGCACCTCTATCCCGGAGCGAGGAGGGGGTACTCAGCATCCAGGTTGCAGCGAATGGGCAAACGTCATCCTGGCTGGTCGACACAGGCGCCGAGATCACGACCGTTCCCGAAAGCACGGCGGCGAAATTGGGCGTCCGGTTCGAACAAGGGCAAGCACGCGTCGGCACAATCACCGCGATCCAGGTCGACGGCAGATTGGGCATGATCGACAAGCTGACACTGGGCTCGGCGAGCGTCGAGCATGTGCCGGTGCTGGTGCTTCCCGACGCCATGCTCAAACTGCGCCATGATCGGGTCATACCCGGCATCCTCGGGCTTCCCATCCTGGCGGCGTTCCACCGGGCCACCTGGCTCGATCACGGCAGCACGCTGAAGCTCGGCGGGGCAGCCGCGGCGATCGGGAGCGGCCGCACAACGACGGCAGTACGGATTTATTGGCATGAGGACGGGTTAGGCGTTCCGCTATCCACGCCGCTGGGTATGCGCGGCGTGCAACTCGACACCGGCTCGAATGCCACCAGCTTGACCATCTCGGGCCTGGCCCTGGTGTCCCCTGCGCAGCGCGCGGCGGCCAGAGACGAAACCAGAATACATGCGGGCGCGGGCGGGGCGGTGAGCGCAGTTGAACGAACATTGCCGAGACTCGATTACTCCCTGGCGGGCGCGCCGCTTCGCGCCGGCGACGTGACGATCAACCGCGGCGAGCATGGGGCGGGCTCCATCGGCAACGACGCGATAGTGCAGCTCGACCTGCTCGCGATCGACTTCGATACGATGACCATGAGAACACAGGCCGGGGAAATCGAGTGA
- a CDS encoding xanthine dehydrogenase family protein molybdopterin-binding subunit: MSNIVNEAAKAVKGVVQAGVQKAIQLAPDAFIPGGRPDPLIREQHGQVGRPLSRLDGPLKVRGAAPFAAEFPLDGMLYAAIAFSTIAKGRIVRIDTEAADQAPGVKLVMTHLNAPHMAKVPLFMSQPKAAGGIDLPIMQDDRVHWNGQPIAVVLADTQEQADHATSLIHVAYATEPAAVHYAETKAKGTETGKFMGQPLKLEFGKSEAALTAAPHRVDANYTTPRHSHNAIEPHATTLAWDGDTLRVHDASQLVSHTAWSLAQVFGLEEAQVHVTSPFVGGGFGGKCLWWHQVLAAAAARMAGRPVRLALSREGVYRVVGGRSLTEQRVAIGAAGDGTFAAIIHSGTTAMTPHNEFPEPFILPTMSAYASGTLKLGVEAVRLDMLANTFMRAPGEAVGTFGLESAIDELAVAMDVDPIELRLKNEPKKDPVTGAPFSQRDVEKAFRDGAERFGWSRRGPAGGRREDEWQIGMGVATACYPYHRMPGGAARITLKHDGSLVVEIAAHEMGMGTMTAHTQVVADRFGLALDQVAFRYGDSFQPGVVLAGGSQQTASIGISIIAAQRKLVDELLKLAGNDSPLAGLSADDVGGMGGGLAKLDEPGRHESYSSILARAQRSELVVEGVAPPPLETQHWSMHSHGAIFCEVRVNAVTGEVRVSRMLGSFDCGRILNPKTAASQFRGGMIMGLGLALMEETLFDERNGRIMNPNLADYHLPVHMDVPAIEMMWTDIADPHAPMGARGIGEIGITGVGAAVANAIYNATGKRIRDLPITLDKLM, translated from the coding sequence ATGAGCAACATCGTCAACGAGGCGGCGAAGGCCGTGAAGGGCGTGGTTCAGGCCGGGGTGCAGAAAGCGATCCAGCTGGCACCCGACGCCTTCATTCCCGGCGGCCGGCCGGATCCCCTGATCCGGGAGCAGCATGGCCAGGTTGGCCGCCCGCTGTCGCGCCTCGATGGCCCGCTCAAGGTGCGCGGCGCCGCGCCCTTCGCCGCCGAATTCCCGCTCGATGGGATGCTCTATGCGGCGATCGCCTTCAGCACGATCGCCAAGGGTCGCATCGTCCGCATCGACACCGAAGCGGCGGATCAGGCACCCGGTGTGAAGCTGGTAATGACGCACCTGAATGCGCCGCATATGGCCAAGGTGCCGCTCTTCATGAGCCAGCCCAAGGCGGCCGGTGGCATCGATCTGCCGATCATGCAGGACGATCGCGTGCACTGGAATGGCCAGCCGATCGCGGTCGTGCTGGCCGACACGCAGGAGCAGGCCGATCACGCCACGTCGCTGATCCACGTCGCTTACGCGACCGAGCCCGCTGCCGTGCACTATGCCGAGACCAAGGCCAAGGGCACCGAAACCGGCAAATTCATGGGCCAGCCGCTCAAGCTGGAATTCGGCAAATCCGAAGCTGCGCTGACGGCCGCGCCGCACAGGGTCGATGCGAACTACACGACCCCGCGGCACAGCCACAATGCGATCGAGCCGCATGCCACGACGCTCGCCTGGGATGGCGATACGCTGCGCGTGCACGACGCGTCGCAATTGGTGTCGCACACCGCCTGGTCGCTGGCGCAGGTCTTCGGCCTGGAGGAGGCGCAGGTCCACGTCACCTCGCCGTTCGTTGGCGGCGGGTTCGGCGGCAAGTGCCTGTGGTGGCATCAGGTTCTTGCGGCCGCAGCGGCCCGGATGGCCGGGCGCCCGGTGCGGTTGGCGCTGTCACGCGAGGGCGTCTATCGCGTCGTCGGCGGTCGCTCGTTGACCGAGCAACGCGTCGCGATCGGCGCTGCCGGCGACGGCACCTTCGCTGCGATCATCCATTCCGGAACCACGGCGATGACGCCGCACAACGAATTTCCGGAACCGTTCATCTTGCCGACGATGAGCGCTTATGCGTCGGGCACGCTGAAGCTGGGCGTGGAAGCGGTGCGCCTCGACATGCTCGCCAACACCTTCATGCGTGCGCCGGGCGAGGCGGTCGGGACGTTCGGGCTGGAGAGCGCGATCGACGAACTCGCCGTGGCAATGGACGTCGATCCGATCGAGCTGCGCCTGAAAAACGAACCGAAGAAAGACCCGGTTACCGGCGCGCCCTTCTCGCAGCGGGACGTCGAGAAGGCGTTTCGCGACGGTGCGGAGCGCTTCGGTTGGTCCCGCCGCGGTCCGGCCGGCGGTCGGCGCGAGGATGAGTGGCAGATCGGCATGGGCGTCGCCACCGCCTGCTATCCCTATCACCGCATGCCAGGTGGTGCCGCGCGCATCACTTTGAAGCACGACGGCAGCCTCGTGGTCGAAATCGCCGCGCACGAGATGGGCATGGGAACGATGACCGCCCACACGCAGGTTGTCGCCGATCGCTTCGGTCTGGCGCTCGACCAGGTCGCCTTCCGCTATGGCGACAGCTTCCAGCCGGGCGTGGTCCTTGCCGGCGGCTCGCAGCAGACCGCATCCATCGGTATATCGATCATCGCGGCGCAGCGTAAGCTGGTGGACGAACTGCTCAAATTGGCTGGAAACGATTCGCCCTTGGCCGGCCTGTCGGCCGACGACGTCGGCGGGATGGGCGGCGGCCTTGCCAAGCTGGACGAGCCGGGCCGCCACGAAAGCTATTCCTCGATCCTCGCACGCGCCCAACGCAGCGAACTGGTCGTGGAGGGCGTCGCGCCGCCGCCGCTCGAGACGCAGCATTGGTCGATGCACAGCCATGGCGCGATCTTCTGCGAGGTGCGGGTAAATGCAGTGACGGGCGAGGTGCGCGTCAGTCGCATGCTCGGCTCGTTCGACTGCGGCAGGATCCTGAATCCCAAGACTGCGGCGAGCCAGTTCCGCGGCGGGATGATCATGGGGCTGGGCCTCGCCCTGATGGAGGAGACCCTGTTCGACGAGCGCAACGGGCGCATCATGAATCCCAACCTGGCCGATTACCATCTTCCCGTGCACATGGACGTGCCGGCGATCGAAATGATGTGGACGGACATCGCCGATCCGCACGCGCCGATGGGCGCGCGCGGTATCGGCGAAATCGGGATCACCGGGGTGGGCGCCGCCGTCGCGAACGCCATCTACAATGCTACGGGCAAGCGTATCCGCGATCTGCCGATCACGCTCGATAAATTGATGTGA
- a CDS encoding DUF1109 domain-containing protein, translating into MLREAGLVAALGVVELALILGLGAMRRDMGDMGHSPYLMWRVGSLAVLAGIACTVAIRSFAPTARPRRGVLFACALAVVAIVGGMFVAPVGLSGQTLLQRLDPVHGIICAGSIFVLSLPVVAMLGMLMRRAAPTQPKLSAIASGIAAGTVGALVFAFCCPFNDPLYVVVWYSIGCAAVAGAARWRLPRRFRL; encoded by the coding sequence ATGCTGCGCGAAGCCGGGCTGGTCGCGGCCCTTGGCGTCGTCGAGCTCGCGCTGATCCTCGGTTTGGGCGCGATGCGCCGGGATATGGGCGATATGGGCCATTCCCCCTATTTAATGTGGAGGGTGGGAAGCCTCGCCGTGCTGGCCGGTATCGCCTGTACGGTTGCGATCCGGTCCTTCGCTCCCACCGCTCGGCCTCGCCGGGGCGTGTTGTTCGCCTGCGCCCTGGCGGTCGTCGCAATCGTTGGCGGCATGTTCGTCGCACCTGTTGGCTTGAGCGGGCAGACGTTGCTTCAGCGCCTCGATCCGGTCCACGGCATCATCTGCGCGGGGTCGATCTTCGTGCTGTCGCTGCCGGTCGTGGCGATGCTGGGCATGCTGATGCGGCGTGCCGCGCCCACGCAGCCGAAACTCAGCGCGATCGCATCGGGCATTGCGGCAGGCACCGTCGGTGCGCTCGTGTTCGCCTTCTGCTGCCCCTTCAACGACCCGCTCTATGTCGTGGTCTGGTATTCCATCGGCTGCGCGGCCGTGGCGGGCGCGGCGCGATGGCGCCTGCCGAGACGCTTCCGACTGTAG
- a CDS encoding organic hydroperoxide resistance protein, whose product MSLDVKYRTSATANGGRDGRARTEDGKLDLVLSTPRELGGAGGEGTNPEQLFASGYSACFLGALKFAARQLKLTVADEATVTATVGIGMRTEGGFGIEVELTVALPGLNREDAQLLVETAHHTCPYSNATRGNIDVRLTIL is encoded by the coding sequence ATGTCTCTCGACGTCAAGTATCGCACCTCGGCCACCGCGAACGGAGGCCGTGACGGCCGCGCCCGCACCGAAGACGGCAAGCTGGACCTCGTGCTGTCCACGCCCAGGGAACTCGGCGGCGCCGGCGGCGAGGGCACCAACCCCGAGCAACTGTTCGCATCGGGCTATTCCGCCTGCTTCCTCGGTGCGCTGAAGTTCGCCGCGCGCCAACTCAAGCTGACGGTGGCTGACGAGGCCACCGTGACCGCGACCGTCGGCATCGGCATGCGGACCGAGGGCGGCTTCGGTATCGAGGTCGAACTGACCGTGGCGCTGCCTGGCCTCAATCGCGAAGACGCGCAGCTGCTGGTCGAGACCGCGCACCACACCTGCCCCTATTCCAATGCGACGCGCGGCAATATCGACGTGCGCCTCACCATCCTCTGA
- a CDS encoding sigma-70 family RNA polymerase sigma factor, translating to MVAAQNGHGGAYRRLLGEVSIWLTRYFQRRLPPGEVDDAVQETLLAIHRRRHTYDPHYPFGPWLAAIAKHKWVDQLRSLGRRPVEELPENLSIGDHEASVVSASVLASLLEELRPAQAQAILLVKVQGYTIEDASGETGLSPSAIKMNIHRGLARLTAFIEKTNDVE from the coding sequence ATGGTCGCCGCGCAAAATGGACATGGCGGCGCCTATCGCCGCCTGCTCGGCGAAGTCTCGATCTGGCTGACCCGCTATTTCCAGCGGCGCCTGCCCCCCGGCGAGGTCGACGATGCGGTGCAGGAAACGCTGCTCGCCATCCACCGGCGGCGGCATACCTATGACCCGCACTATCCGTTCGGCCCGTGGCTGGCGGCGATCGCCAAGCATAAATGGGTCGATCAGCTTCGCAGCCTCGGGCGACGTCCCGTCGAGGAGCTGCCCGAGAATTTGTCGATCGGCGATCATGAAGCATCGGTGGTCAGCGCTTCGGTTCTCGCCAGCCTCCTCGAAGAATTACGCCCGGCACAGGCGCAGGCGATCCTGCTGGTCAAGGTGCAGGGCTACACTATCGAGGATGCGTCGGGCGAGACCGGCCTGTCGCCCTCCGCCATCAAGATGAACATTCACCGCGGGCTCGCACGCCTGACGGCATTCATAGAGAAGACCAACGATGTCGAGTGA
- a CDS encoding 2Fe-2S iron-sulfur cluster-binding protein, with translation MAIKVNGSDVSVPDDPRVSLLDLLRETLHLSGTKKGCNQGACGACTVLVDGERILSCLALAVQYDGRAVTSVEGLAQGGELHPLQTAFVEHDGFQCGYCTPGQLCSAVGMAAELKRGMPSLVTADLAADTVPISRVEFQERMSGNLCRCGAHNGIMDAISEIYGDLTEVAE, from the coding sequence ATGGCAATCAAGGTGAATGGATCAGACGTTTCCGTGCCGGACGATCCACGCGTCTCATTGCTCGATCTGCTGCGCGAGACCTTGCATCTTTCCGGCACCAAGAAGGGCTGCAACCAGGGCGCGTGCGGCGCCTGTACGGTTCTGGTCGACGGTGAACGCATCCTGTCGTGCCTGGCGCTGGCCGTGCAGTATGACGGCCGTGCCGTCACGTCGGTCGAGGGGTTGGCGCAAGGTGGCGAGCTTCACCCGCTCCAGACCGCGTTCGTCGAGCATGACGGCTTCCAGTGCGGCTATTGCACGCCGGGCCAGCTTTGTTCGGCAGTCGGCATGGCCGCCGAATTGAAGCGCGGTATGCCGAGCCTCGTCACGGCGGACCTCGCTGCCGATACCGTGCCGATCAGCCGCGTCGAGTTTCAGGAGCGGATGAGCGGCAATCTCTGTCGCTGCGGCGCGCATAACGGCATCATGGACGCGATCAGCGAGATTTATGGCGATCTGACGGAGGTGGCAGAATGA
- a CDS encoding DUF308 domain-containing protein: MTTSAKAQGPNNDWLKTYYFLRFAVSTIWVALAFTVGKTMPPLAAVMLVAYPAWDAIANYLDSSRSGGLGRNKSQMLNFVVSIVTAVAVASTLGHGMHDVLKVFGIWASLSGLLQLATGVKRWKSYGAQWAMILSGAQSVLAGVFMLKQASGAEAVGIANIAPYAAFGAFYFLVSAVSLTVSDARRRSKTAVA; the protein is encoded by the coding sequence ATGACGACATCCGCCAAAGCGCAAGGCCCGAACAACGATTGGCTGAAAACCTATTATTTCCTGCGCTTCGCCGTCTCGACCATATGGGTCGCGCTGGCCTTCACGGTCGGCAAGACCATGCCGCCGCTGGCCGCCGTCATGCTCGTCGCCTACCCCGCCTGGGACGCGATCGCGAACTATCTGGATTCCAGCCGGAGCGGCGGTCTGGGCCGGAACAAGAGCCAGATGCTCAATTTTGTCGTCAGCATCGTGACCGCGGTCGCCGTCGCTTCGACGCTTGGGCACGGCATGCATGACGTCCTCAAGGTTTTCGGCATCTGGGCGTCGCTGTCGGGACTGCTCCAGCTGGCCACCGGCGTGAAGCGCTGGAAGTCCTATGGCGCGCAGTGGGCGATGATCCTCAGCGGCGCGCAGTCCGTCCTCGCCGGCGTGTTCATGCTGAAGCAGGCATCCGGCGCTGAAGCCGTCGGCATCGCCAACATCGCACCTTATGCCGCGTTCGGCGCCTTTTACTTCCTCGTCTCGGCCGTCTCGCTGACCGTCAGCGACGCCCGCCGCCGCTCGAAGACCGCCGTGGCCTGA
- a CDS encoding FAD binding domain-containing protein, producing MTPFTYDRAGDVDAALKFGAAGAKYLGGGTNLVDLMRETIEQPVGVVDVTGLSSAIEERQDGGLLIGAAAKNSAVAAHRVVRTRYPVLGRAILAGASAQIRNMATTGGNLLQRTRCAYFYDNEGSRCNKRQAGQGCDAIDGFNRMHAILGASDACVATHPSDMCVALAALDATVHVATPTGMRTIPFGDLHRLPGDQPQIDTMLDPDWLITAIELPALPIAARSTYRKVRDRSSYAFAVISVAAALEVKDGIVSDVRLALGGVAHKPWRASKAEAALKGQPATAAAFRAAAEAELADARPLKDNGFKIELATRTITAVLADLAGAAA from the coding sequence ATGACCCCGTTCACCTATGATCGCGCGGGCGATGTCGACGCGGCGCTGAAATTCGGGGCCGCGGGCGCCAAATATCTCGGCGGCGGCACCAATCTGGTCGATCTGATGCGCGAGACGATCGAGCAGCCGGTGGGCGTGGTGGACGTGACCGGACTCTCCTCGGCCATCGAAGAGCGTCAGGACGGCGGGCTGTTGATCGGGGCGGCGGCAAAGAACAGCGCGGTCGCCGCGCACCGCGTGGTACGCACCCGATATCCGGTGCTGGGCCGGGCCATCCTCGCTGGTGCCAGTGCCCAAATCCGCAACATGGCGACGACCGGAGGAAATCTGCTCCAGCGCACCCGCTGCGCCTATTTCTACGACAATGAAGGATCGCGCTGCAACAAGCGGCAAGCCGGTCAGGGTTGCGATGCCATCGACGGGTTCAACCGCATGCACGCCATCCTCGGCGCCTCGGACGCTTGCGTGGCGACGCATCCGTCGGACATGTGCGTCGCGCTAGCCGCACTGGACGCGACGGTGCACGTCGCCACGCCGACGGGCATGCGGACGATCCCGTTCGGAGATCTTCATCGATTGCCGGGCGACCAGCCGCAGATCGACACGATGCTCGATCCCGACTGGCTGATTACCGCGATCGAATTGCCCGCGCTGCCGATCGCCGCGCGATCCACCTATCGCAAGGTGCGCGACCGATCGAGTTACGCCTTCGCGGTGATCTCGGTCGCGGCTGCGCTGGAGGTGAAGGACGGCATTGTCAGCGACGTGCGGCTCGCGCTCGGCGGCGTGGCGCACAAACCGTGGCGCGCCAGCAAGGCGGAGGCGGCCCTGAAGGGACAGCCGGCGACCGCGGCGGCATTCCGCGCTGCGGCCGAGGCCGAACTGGCCGATGCCCGACCGCTTAAAGACAATGGGTTCAAGATCGAACTTGCGACGCGCACGATCACGGCCGTGCTTGCCGACCTTGCAGGAGCCGCCGCATGA
- a CDS encoding alpha/beta hydrolase-fold protein, with translation MRAVLAILALALIGATAPETRVTVTLPPGIAGDAGGRLLLFVEPATAGNGSAGHVDVGDPASTGVSVAARDVSTFGTDRTITIDTGRTAFPDSFATLPAGEYRVQAVLDRDRDYAYGGRGPGDLVSRVVTIRFPLTSSPTIPLDHAVAPEPGQFDTAGIPPRAAEQIAASRPHLHDERIISKLLTRFRGKSQTVAAWVLTPPGYDPNARTTYPTVYEAGAFGTTHKLDGQQLSRIWHLMEMHAIPPMIWVCLDHATPTGTTEFADSVNNGPWGRALTREVIPALEARYRMDAKPSGRFLTGHSSGGWFALWTMVRYPKLFGGSWPSSPDPVDFHDFVGVDLYAPGANMYRDANGAARPMERDHDTIRATIEQATKLEAVRGHDGGQLRSFDWTFSPRRPDGSPAFLFDRETGAIDPVVSAYWRDHYDIGHIVETASPRLRRALDGKIHLTVGAADSYFLDGSVRRLETALRDAGVRADVTYVPGATHSMAEVYTRGTDRIALYKEMTSAMYAVARPRNGRPAE, from the coding sequence ATGCGTGCTGTCCTTGCCATCCTCGCACTCGCCCTGATCGGGGCGACCGCACCCGAAACGCGCGTCACCGTGACGCTGCCGCCCGGCATCGCCGGCGATGCCGGCGGTCGACTGCTTCTGTTCGTCGAGCCGGCCACCGCCGGGAACGGCAGCGCCGGGCATGTGGATGTCGGCGATCCCGCGAGCACCGGGGTCTCCGTCGCCGCGCGCGACGTTTCGACGTTCGGCACCGATCGCACGATCACGATCGATACGGGACGAACGGCGTTTCCCGACAGCTTCGCGACGCTGCCCGCCGGCGAATATCGCGTGCAGGCCGTGCTCGATCGTGACCGTGATTACGCTTATGGCGGCCGGGGACCGGGCGATCTCGTTTCCAGGGTGGTGACGATCCGCTTCCCGCTGACGTCCAGCCCCACGATCCCGCTCGACCACGCCGTCGCGCCGGAGCCCGGTCAATTCGATACGGCCGGCATCCCGCCGAGGGCGGCGGAACAGATCGCCGCGTCCCGCCCGCACCTGCATGACGAGCGGATCATATCGAAACTGCTGACGCGCTTTCGCGGCAAAAGCCAGACGGTCGCGGCCTGGGTGCTGACGCCTCCGGGCTACGATCCGAATGCGCGGACCACCTACCCGACCGTTTACGAGGCGGGCGCGTTCGGCACGACGCACAAGCTGGACGGGCAGCAGCTCTCGCGGATCTGGCACCTGATGGAGATGCATGCCATCCCGCCGATGATCTGGGTGTGCCTCGATCATGCGACGCCGACCGGGACGACCGAATTCGCCGACAGCGTCAACAACGGTCCGTGGGGCCGGGCACTGACCCGTGAGGTCATTCCGGCGCTCGAGGCCCGATACCGGATGGACGCGAAACCTTCGGGGCGTTTTCTGACCGGGCACAGCTCGGGCGGCTGGTTCGCCCTGTGGACCATGGTGCGATATCCAAAGCTCTTCGGCGGAAGCTGGCCGAGCTCGCCCGATCCGGTGGATTTCCACGATTTCGTGGGGGTCGATCTCTATGCGCCCGGCGCGAACATGTACCGCGATGCCAATGGCGCGGCGCGTCCGATGGAGCGCGATCACGACACGATCCGGGCGACCATCGAGCAGGCCACGAAGCTCGAGGCGGTGCGGGGCCATGATGGCGGCCAATTGCGCTCGTTCGACTGGACCTTCTCGCCGCGACGCCCCGACGGCTCGCCAGCCTTTCTGTTCGACCGCGAAACCGGCGCGATCGACCCAGTGGTTTCGGCATATTGGCGCGATCATTACGACATCGGCCATATCGTCGAGACCGCCTCGCCGCGCTTGAGGCGCGCGCTCGACGGCAAGATCCATCTCACGGTCGGCGCTGCCGATTCCTATTTTCTCGACGGCTCGGTGCGCCGGCTCGAAACCGCATTGCGCGATGCCGGGGTGCGCGCCGACGTCACTTACGTCCCCGGCGCCACGCACAGCATGGCCGAAGTCTATACCCGGGGAACCGATCGCATCGCGCTCTACAAAGAGATGACCAGCGCGATGTATGCCGTGGCGCGCCCGCGGAATGGCCGGCCTGCTGAATAA
- a CDS encoding LysR family transcriptional regulator: protein MNIDMRQLRYFLAVADERSVTRGAERLHMAQPPLSRRIQELEAGIGAPLFERGRRPLRLTTAGQVMYDQAKLVLDAMDRLKALVGEVTTAPRARFTLGLVPSTLYIRIPEIIAKLRALAPDLEIGLAEMDSREQVRALGDGRIDVGFDRIVVDDPHLRHEVMREESLIVAVPADDPLLADAGPVPLARLAAEPLLLYPSSPRPSFADLVLAALKAQAVAPSKILEVRELQTAVVMVASGAGRCIVPESVRRLARPDIAFLEIAETISAPLLVRTRLHDRSTGLRQLLEAFADLYPVWGWTLPPKIQAWATDLGSAKKPAHFTIPSRRE, encoded by the coding sequence ATGAACATCGACATGCGTCAGTTGCGGTATTTTCTCGCGGTGGCTGACGAGCGGAGCGTCACGCGGGGCGCCGAGCGTCTGCATATGGCGCAGCCACCGCTCAGCCGTCGGATCCAGGAACTGGAGGCTGGGATCGGAGCGCCGTTGTTCGAGCGCGGCCGCCGTCCGTTGCGGCTGACGACTGCAGGCCAGGTGATGTACGACCAAGCTAAGCTGGTGCTTGATGCGATGGACCGACTGAAGGCGCTGGTCGGGGAGGTGACCACCGCGCCGCGCGCGCGTTTCACGCTCGGTCTCGTCCCATCGACGCTTTACATCCGAATTCCAGAGATCATCGCGAAGTTGCGGGCATTGGCGCCCGACCTCGAAATTGGCCTGGCCGAGATGGACAGCCGCGAGCAGGTGCGCGCATTGGGCGACGGCCGCATCGATGTCGGTTTCGATCGGATCGTCGTCGACGATCCCCATCTCCGTCACGAGGTGATGCGCGAGGAATCTTTGATCGTCGCGGTTCCGGCCGACGATCCGTTGCTGGCCGACGCCGGGCCCGTACCGCTCGCACGTCTCGCAGCCGAACCGCTCCTGCTCTACCCAAGCTCCCCCCGGCCGAGCTTCGCCGACCTGGTGCTGGCAGCGCTGAAGGCACAGGCGGTCGCGCCGTCGAAGATTTTGGAAGTTCGTGAGCTGCAGACCGCTGTGGTCATGGTCGCCTCGGGCGCGGGGCGCTGTATCGTGCCCGAGAGCGTTCGCCGGCTTGCGCGCCCTGACATCGCCTTCCTCGAAATTGCCGAGACCATTTCCGCACCGCTGCTCGTGCGGACGCGCCTGCATGATCGGTCGACCGGGTTGCGCCAGTTGCTCGAAGCATTTGCGGATCTCTATCCGGTTTGGGGGTGGACGCTTCCGCCCAAGATTCAAGCGTGGGCGACCGATTTAGGGAGCGCGAAAAAGCCGGCTCATTTTACTATTCCGTCGCGCCGCGAATGA